Within Sinorhizobium sp. RAC02, the genomic segment GATCGGATCCACTTCTGCGGGTAGACGGGATTGTTTTTCCGTGGTGACGACGCTCGCCGTCGTAATCGTCTTGTCGACGTCTGCGGCCGCATTGATCTTGCTGTGGCCGGCACAGTCCGCAAAGGCTGCGGATGCCGAGAGGCCACGCGTTGCTGCGACTATGAGAACTGTCTTCATGGCATTTCTCCTTCTTCGCTCGTGCAAAACAAGTATGCCTTCACAAGCTATATCGGCGAAATCACGATTTTGTGGTCATCCGGCGCGCAGGAAGCGGATCGCCTCATCGCGGCGGTGGAGATAGAGCAGCGTGCGGATCGCCTCGCCACGCTCGCTCGTCAGGTCGGCATCGCGTTCCAGCACGTAGGCGGCGTCCTTGCGCGCAATCTCCAGCAGATCGCCGTGCGCTTCGAGGCTCGCCACCAGAAAGCCCGGTGTGCCGGATTGCCGGGTCCCCAGCAACTCGCCTTCGCCGCGCAGCTTCAGGTCCTCTTCGGCGATGCGGAAGCCGTCTTCCGTGTCGCGCAGGATGGAAAGACGCGCCCGCCCATTCTCGCTGAGCGGTCCCTTGTAGAGCAGGATGCAGCTCGACGCCTCGTCGCCGCGCCCGACGCGGCCACGCAACTGGTGCAACTGTGCGAGCCCGAAACGCTCGGCATGTTCGATCACCATGATGGTGGCATCCGGCACGTCCACACCGACCTCCACGACGGTCGTCGCCACCAGAAGCCGCGTCTCGCCGCTCTTGAAGGCAAGCATGGCCGCGTCCTTCTCCGGTCCGCTCATCCGCCCGTGCACGAGGCCGGCAGCGGGGCCGAAGATGCTGGCGAGCGTTGCGTGCCGCTCCTCGACGGACATCAGGTCGCTCTCTTCCGATTCTTCGACGAGCGGGCAGATCCAATAGGCCTTCTTGCCCTCGGCAAGGGCAGCGCGTAGCCGGTCGACGATCTCGCCGACGCGCTCCTGTGCCACCACGACGGTCTGGATCGGTTTGCGGCCGGCCGGCTTTTCCGTGAGCTTGGACACATCCATGTCGCCGAAGGCCGCAAGCACGAGTGTGCGCGGGATGGGCGTTGCCGTCATTACCAGCATGTGCGGCGAGATGCCCTTCGCGGTCAGTCGCAGGCGCTGGTGCACGCCGAAGCGATGCTGCTCATCGACCACGGCGAGCACGAGGTCGTTATAGACGACATTGTCCTGGAACAGCGCATGCGTGCCGATGACGATCTGCGTTTCACCGGAGGCGATGCGCTCGAGGATGGCATCGCGTTCGCGGCCCTTCGTCCGTCCGGTCAGGACGTCGATAGTAACGCCGGCCGGTGCTGCCATGCGGGACAGCGTGGCGAAATGCTGCCGGGCAAGAATTTCGGTCGGTGCCATCAGCACGGCCTGCCCGCCGGATTCGACGGCCGCCAGCATCGCCATCAGCGCCACCGCCGTCTTGCCCGCGCCGACATCGCCCTGCAGCAACCGCAACATACGCTGCTCGCCTGCGATATCCTTGAGCACCTCGGCGATTGCCACCTGCTGGCTGTTGGTCAGCGAAAAGGGCAGGGCGTCGATGACCGGTCGGCTGAGCGCACCCGTCGCGACGACCGGCCGACCGGCGACCTTGCGCAGGCGCTGACGCACGAGGGCGAGCGATATCTGACCTGCCAGAAACTCGTCATAGGCAAGCCGGCGGCGGGCAGGGGCCTGCGGATCGAGGTCCGTCTCGTCGCGCGGATCGTGCAGGCGATGGATCGCATCGTAGGCGGAGGGGAAACCCTCCCGCTGCAACAGCGTCTGTTCGATCCATTCCGGCAGGTGCGGCACGCGGGCGATCGCCGCCTCCACCGCCTTGCGCAGCACGCGGGAGGTCAGGCCGGCGGTCAGGCCATGCACCGGCTCGACCAGCGGCAGGTTGTCCGCTTCGCCAAGCCGGACCATGTAATCCGGATGCACCATCGAGGGCCGGCCGTTGAACCAGTCGACCTTGCCGCTGACGACCACCGTTTCGTCGATCGGCAATGCCTTTTCCAGCCAGTTGCCCTTGGCGCGGAAGAAGGTGAGCGCCAACTCGCCCGTCTCGTCGTGCAGGAAGACACGGTAGGGCTGGTTCGATTTGCCGGGCGGCGGCGGCTGGTGGCGATCGACGCGGCCGGTGATCGTCACGATGACGCCCTGCTGCGCATTGGCAATGCCCGGCTGGTTGCGGCGATCGACGATGCTGTGGGGAAAATGGAAAACGAGATCGATGACGCGGCAGTCGTCGATGCTCTCCTGGTTGAGCAGGCGCGCGAACAGGTCTCCCAGCTTCGGGCCGATGCCCGGAAGGGAAGAAAGCGGTGCAAAGAGCGGATCGAGAAGGGCGGGACGCATGACCGGCAAAATCGCCGGAGAAGGACGCTTTGGCAAGGCTGACAAGTGGCTTTTGCCGGTCTATAGAAGCGCCAGACGATCCAAGCGGTAGAAAGTGAAGACGATCATGACGGGAACGACACGCTCCAGCGCCGAGATCGCCCCACGCCGCAAGCGCATCCTCTTTCGCTGCTGGCACCGCGGTATCCGCGAGATGGACCTGGTGCTCGGCGCTTTCGCCGATGCGGAGATCGAAAACCTCAGCGAAATCGAACTGGACGAGCTGGAGCGCATCATGGAGGAGGAGGACAACGACCTCGTGAAATGGGTGACCGGCGAGATGCCGGTGCCTGAGGAATTTCGCGACGGCCTCTTCCCCCGCATCGCCGCCTATCGCCCCGATTTCTCTCCGCTCTTCAAAGACGACCGCGCATGATCCCCGGTTTTTCCCCTGAACGCATTGCGGCTGCTGGCCATCCGCTGACCATCGGTGCCGTGCCGTCAGGCGTCGAGCCGCTGATCCTTGCCGACCTTGCGCGCAAGACCGGACCGATCGCCTTCGTTCTGTCGGACGGCCAGCGCATTTCCGATCTTGAACAGATGCTCGGCTTCGTCGCGCCCGACATTCCGGTGCTGACGCTGCCCGGTTGGGACTGTTTGCCCTATGACCGTGTGTCGCCGAGCGCCGAAGTGTCCGCACGTCGGCTTTCCGCGCTCTCGGCGTTGATCGCCCACCAGAAGAAGCCGCATGCGGCGATCGTGCTGGTTACCGTCAACGCCATGCTGCAGAAGACCGCGCCGCGCGCGATCATCGAAAGCCTCGCCTTCTCGGCCCGGCCCGGCAACCAGATCCGTATGGACGATGTGGCCGCGAGACTGGAGCGCAACGGCTTCGATCGTGTCGCAACCGTGCGCGAGGTCGGCGAATATGCCGTGCGCGGCGGCATTCTCGATGTCTTCGTGCCCAGCAGCGGTGAACCGGTGCGTCTCGATTTCTTCGGTGACACGCTGGAATCGATCCGTTCCTTCGACCCGGCCAGCCAGCGCACGACGGGCCAGGCGCGTTCGCTCGACCTCAATCCGATGAGCGAAGTAACGCTGACGCCGGAGACGATCTCCCGTTTCCGCACGCAGTATCTCGCGTCCTTCGGCGCTGCGACACGCGACGATGCGCTCTACCTCGCCGTCTCCGAGGGCCGGCGCTATGCCGGCATGGAGCACTGGCTGCCGCTGTTCTACGACGAGCTGGAGACGACCTTCGACTATCTCGAAGGCTTTCGCATCGTCACCGACCATACGGTGCGGGAATCGGCGGTCGAACGCTCGCGCCTGGTGCGTGACTATTACGATGCCCGCGTGGCATCCGCGACGCCCGGTAAGGGGCAGGTGGCGCAGTCCACGCCCTACAAGCCCGTTCCGCCCGGCCAGATCTACCTTGATGCCGAGCGCTTCGCGCAGGAACTGGATCAACGCAACGCCATCCGCCTGACGCCGTTCAACGAGCATGACGGCGAAGCGCGGCATGTCGAGGCGATCGAGGCGCGACCGGGCGTGCGCTGGGCACGGCCGAGCGGCAGCGAGGATGCCGAGGGCGCCCGCGTCAACGTGTTCGGCCAGGCCGTGACGCATATAGCGGACAAGCGCGCGTCGGGTGCCAAGGTTCTCGTCACGGGCTGGTCGGAAGGGTCGCTCGACCGTCTGTTGCAGGTGTTGTCCGAACACGGCCTCGCCAATGTCGTGCCCGTCGAAAAATTTGCCGACCTGCGCAAGCTGAAACCGGGTGAGGCGGGGTCTGCCGTTCTCAGCCTGGAAAGCGGTTTTGAGACCGGTGACATCGTCGTCATCGGCGAGCAGGATATTCTGGGCGACCGCATGGTGCGGCGCTCGAAGCGGCGCAAACGCGGTGCGGATTTCATCACCGAGGTCGCCGGGCTGGACGAAGGCTCGATCGTCGTGCATGCCGAACACGGCATCGGCCGCTTCGTCGGCCTGCGGACCATCGAGGCGGCAGGCGCACCGCATGCCTGCCTCGAACTCGTCTACGCAGACGACGCAAAACTCTTCCTGCCGGTGGAGAACATCGACCTGCTCTCGCGCTACGGCGGCGAGGGCAGCGATGCGATGCTCGACAAGCTCGGCGGTGTCGCCTGGCAGGCGCGCAAGGCCAAGCTCAAGAAGCGCCTGCTCGACATGGCGAACGGCCTCATCCAGATCGCCGCCGCGCGCCTGGTGCGCCATGCGCCGGTGCTCGTGTCGCCGGAAGGCATTTACGACGAGTTCGCCGCTCGCTTCCCCTATGACGAGACCGACGACCAGGCGAATGCCATCGATGCCGTGCGCGAGGATCTCGGCGCCGGCCGGCCGATGGACCGCCTCGTCTGTGGCGACGTCGGTTTCGGCAAGACGGAGGTAGCGCTACGTGCCGCCTTCATCGCTGCGATGAACGGCGTTCAGGTCGCCGTCGTCGTGCCGACCACGCTGCTCTCGCGCCAGCATTTCAAGACGTTCACCGACCGTTTCCGCGGGCTTCCGATCCGCTTGCAGCAGGCCTCCCGCCTCGTCGGCTCGAAGGAACTGGCGCTGACGAAGAAGGAACTGTCCGAGGGCAAGACGGATATCGTCGTCGGCACCCATGCGCTGCTTGGTAGCTCGATCAAGTTTGCCAATCTCGGCCTTTTGATCATCGACGAGGAGCAGCATTTCGGCGTGAAGCACAAGGAGCGGCTGAAGGATCTGAAGAGCGATGTGCATGTGCTGACGCTTTCTGCGACGCCCATCCCGCGCACGCTGCAGCTCGCCATGACGGGCGTTCGCGAACTGTCGCTGATCACCACGCCGCCGGTCGACCGCATGGCGGTGCGCACCTTTATCTCGCCGTTCGACCCGTTGGTCATTCGAGAGACCTTGATGCGCGAGCATTATCGCGGTGGCCAGAGCTTTTATGTCTGCCCGCGTCTTAGCGATCTCTCGGAAATCCATGATTTCCTGCGCCAGGATGTGCCGGAACTGAAAGTGGCTGTCGCACACGGCCAGATGCCGGCAACCGAGCTCGAAGACATCATGAACGCCTTCTACGAGGGCCGTTACGACGTGCTGCTCTCGACGACCATCGTCGAATCCGGTCTCGACGTGCCGACCGCGAACACGATGATCATCCACCGCGCCGACATGTTCGGCCTCGCCCAGCTCTACCAGCTGCGCGGCCGCGTCGGCCGGTCGAAGGTGCGCGCCTTCGCGCTGCTGACGCTGCCGGTCAACCGCACGCTTACGGGCATGGCGGAACGCCGCCTCAAGGTCCTGCAGTCGCTCGATACGCTCGGCGCCGGTTTCCAGCTCGCGAGCCACGATCTCGATATCCGCGGCGCCGGCAACCTGCTGGGCGAAGAGCAGTCCGGCCATATCAAGGAGGTCGGCTTCGAGCTCTACCAGCAGATGCTCGAAGAGGCGGTCGCCGAGATCAAGGGCGATGAAGAAGTCGCCGATAGCGGCTGGTCGCCGCAAATTTCCGTCGGCACGCCGGTGATGATTCCTGATGATTACGTGCCGGACCTGCACCTGCGGCTTGGCCTCTACCGCCGCCTCGGCGAGATTACCGAGCTTGGCGATATCGATGCTTTCGGTGCCGAACTGATCGACCGCTTCGGCCCGTTGCCGCTCGAGGTGCAGCATCTCCTGAAGATCGTCTACATCAAGTCGCTCTGCCGCGTGGCGAATGTCGAAAAGCTTGATGCCGGCCCGAAAGGTGTCGTCGTGCAGTTCCGCAACAAGCAATTCCCGAACCCGGCGGCCCTTGTCGGCTACATTTC encodes:
- the recG gene encoding ATP-dependent DNA helicase RecG, whose product is MRPALLDPLFAPLSSLPGIGPKLGDLFARLLNQESIDDCRVIDLVFHFPHSIVDRRNQPGIANAQQGVIVTITGRVDRHQPPPPGKSNQPYRVFLHDETGELALTFFRAKGNWLEKALPIDETVVVSGKVDWFNGRPSMVHPDYMVRLGEADNLPLVEPVHGLTAGLTSRVLRKAVEAAIARVPHLPEWIEQTLLQREGFPSAYDAIHRLHDPRDETDLDPQAPARRRLAYDEFLAGQISLALVRQRLRKVAGRPVVATGALSRPVIDALPFSLTNSQQVAIAEVLKDIAGEQRMLRLLQGDVGAGKTAVALMAMLAAVESGGQAVLMAPTEILARQHFATLSRMAAPAGVTIDVLTGRTKGRERDAILERIASGETQIVIGTHALFQDNVVYNDLVLAVVDEQHRFGVHQRLRLTAKGISPHMLVMTATPIPRTLVLAAFGDMDVSKLTEKPAGRKPIQTVVVAQERVGEIVDRLRAALAEGKKAYWICPLVEESEESDLMSVEERHATLASIFGPAAGLVHGRMSGPEKDAAMLAFKSGETRLLVATTVVEVGVDVPDATIMVIEHAERFGLAQLHQLRGRVGRGDEASSCILLYKGPLSENGRARLSILRDTEDGFRIAEEDLKLRGEGELLGTRQSGTPGFLVASLEAHGDLLEIARKDAAYVLERDADLTSERGEAIRTLLYLHRRDEAIRFLRAG
- a CDS encoding succinate dehydrogenase assembly factor 2 yields the protein MTGTTRSSAEIAPRRKRILFRCWHRGIREMDLVLGAFADAEIENLSEIELDELERIMEEEDNDLVKWVTGEMPVPEEFRDGLFPRIAAYRPDFSPLFKDDRA
- the mfd gene encoding transcription-repair coupling factor gives rise to the protein MIPGFSPERIAAAGHPLTIGAVPSGVEPLILADLARKTGPIAFVLSDGQRISDLEQMLGFVAPDIPVLTLPGWDCLPYDRVSPSAEVSARRLSALSALIAHQKKPHAAIVLVTVNAMLQKTAPRAIIESLAFSARPGNQIRMDDVAARLERNGFDRVATVREVGEYAVRGGILDVFVPSSGEPVRLDFFGDTLESIRSFDPASQRTTGQARSLDLNPMSEVTLTPETISRFRTQYLASFGAATRDDALYLAVSEGRRYAGMEHWLPLFYDELETTFDYLEGFRIVTDHTVRESAVERSRLVRDYYDARVASATPGKGQVAQSTPYKPVPPGQIYLDAERFAQELDQRNAIRLTPFNEHDGEARHVEAIEARPGVRWARPSGSEDAEGARVNVFGQAVTHIADKRASGAKVLVTGWSEGSLDRLLQVLSEHGLANVVPVEKFADLRKLKPGEAGSAVLSLESGFETGDIVVIGEQDILGDRMVRRSKRRKRGADFITEVAGLDEGSIVVHAEHGIGRFVGLRTIEAAGAPHACLELVYADDAKLFLPVENIDLLSRYGGEGSDAMLDKLGGVAWQARKAKLKKRLLDMANGLIQIAAARLVRHAPVLVSPEGIYDEFAARFPYDETDDQANAIDAVREDLGAGRPMDRLVCGDVGFGKTEVALRAAFIAAMNGVQVAVVVPTTLLSRQHFKTFTDRFRGLPIRLQQASRLVGSKELALTKKELSEGKTDIVVGTHALLGSSIKFANLGLLIIDEEQHFGVKHKERLKDLKSDVHVLTLSATPIPRTLQLAMTGVRELSLITTPPVDRMAVRTFISPFDPLVIRETLMREHYRGGQSFYVCPRLSDLSEIHDFLRQDVPELKVAVAHGQMPATELEDIMNAFYEGRYDVLLSTTIVESGLDVPTANTMIIHRADMFGLAQLYQLRGRVGRSKVRAFALLTLPVNRTLTGMAERRLKVLQSLDTLGAGFQLASHDLDIRGAGNLLGEEQSGHIKEVGFELYQQMLEEAVAEIKGDEEVADSGWSPQISVGTPVMIPDDYVPDLHLRLGLYRRLGEITELGDIDAFGAELIDRFGPLPLEVQHLLKIVYIKSLCRVANVEKLDAGPKGVVVQFRNKQFPNPAALVGYISKQGTLAKIRPDQSLFLSRDYPTPERRLTGAAQVMTQLAGLAKQGA